GGTTGAGGCTGCCGTAGCGGCCGCGGGCCTTCGGAGGGGCGTACTCGACGAGCATCGTCGCCGACCCCGCCCACTCGCCCGCGACCGCGAAGCCCTGGAACAGGCGCAGCACCACGAGCAGGATCGGGGCGGCCAGGCCGATCGTCGCGTAGCCGGGCAGCAGGCCGACCAGCACGGTCGCGGCGCCCATGAGGATCACGCTCAGGATCAGCGCGGGCCGGCGGCCGACCTTGTCGCCGATGTGACCGAACACCACCGTGCCCACCGGCCGGGCGAGGAAACCGACCGCGAACACGGCGAACGTCGAGAGCAGCGACGAGAACGAGTCACCGGCGAAGAACTGCGCGGACAGGTAGACGGCCGAGTACGCGTAGACAAGGTTGTCGTACTGCTCCAGGAGATTGCCGATGCTGCTCGAGACGACGGCCCTCAGCTGGAGTCTCGGGGTGTCCGCCTCCGTGGCGGCGTGCGCGGGGTGCGCGGTCATGGTTCCTCCTCGGGAAGGGTCAGGACGCCGCCAGGTACCCGCCGTCGACGGGCACCAGCGCGCCCGTGACGAACGAGGACTCCGGGCCGGCGAGGAAGGCGAGCACGTCGGCGAGCTCGCCGAGTTCACCCGCGCGCGCCATCGGGGCACCGTCGACGCGGGCGCGCAACGCCTCGGGCGGCAGGTGTTCCAGTAGCGCCGTGCGGAACACCCCGGGCAGCACCGCGTTCACGCGGATCCCCCGCGGCGCGAGCTCCACGGCGGCGACCTTGGTCAGCTGGTGCACCGCGGCCTTGCTCATCTGGTAGGCCACGGACGACGGCACGGTCCCCTCGCCCCCGGGGGGCGTGGTGACGCCGTAGATGGAGCCCACGTTCACGACCGCGCCCCGGGTAGCGGCGAGGTCGTCGGCGAAGGTCTTGATGCCGCGCCACGGGCCGAACGCGTTCACGGCCAGCACGCGGGCGAAGTCGTCGTCGGAGGTGGACAGCAGGTCGTCGCGCGCGCTGACGCCCGCGTTGTTCACCAGCAGCCCGACGCTCCCGAAGTGCTCGTGCACGTGGTCGCGCAGCCGCTCCCACGACGCCGGGTCGGTCACGTCGAGATGCACCCGGTCCTTGTCGGCGCCGTCGAACCGCAGGTCGGCGCGGACGACGGTCGCCCCCGCACGGGCCAAGCGGTCCGCGAAGCCGGCCCCGAGCCCTCCGGCCGCGCCGGTCACCACCGCCAGCGTGTCCACTCGTGTCTCCTCCCGATCGACGACGGTGCCGGGGAAGGTAGGCGGGCGGGCCCGGCCCGGCATCGGTCGTTCGACCGATGCGCGTCGCCACGGGGGTTGACTCGGCTGCGAAGATCGCAGCGACCACTGGGGGTCGGGATGTGGGATCTGCTGCACGCGTGGCGCGAATGGTTCGCCGGCCACGACACGGCGCAGCTGCGCGTGTTCGGCCTCGCCGTGTTGTGGTGGGGCCGGATCGGGAAGACGCTGGAGTTCCTCGGCGGGTTGACGGTCGTCATCGACCTGCTGGGGCGCAAGCGGATGGAGACCTTCCACGCTTCGTTGCGCCACCGGCGCCGGAGGCTGGCGCGGTGGGTGCCCTACTGGGTGTGGGCTGTTCTGCGCCGCCCGGTCCCGGCCGGCGCGGCCCCGGTCGCGGCCCGCCCGGAAGCGCACGAGAAGGGGCTGCGGGTGGCGTGGTTCACCGGCACCGCCGTACTGGCGTTCTTTCTCTTCGCCGAAACTCACTACGCGTACGCACCGCCGAACGACCCCATGCCCTTGCCGATCGAGCTGATGCTCATCGTCATCCTCTCCCCACTCGTCGGGGGCGTTGTGCTGGGCGGCGGCGGGTACGTGCTGGGGTTGCTGCTGGTCGAGGCGTTCGTGGTGACCACGCTCGGGCAGCTCAGGACCCGCGAAGGTCTCGAGTCGCGACTGAAATGGATCGGCCTGGCCATCTTTGTCTTCGGGTTCTCGATGGACCTGCTCTCGTCGTAGGGTCGGGCGCATGGCGATGCTGCAGTTCGACGACGAAGGCGCGAAGCGCACCGACCGGCTGTACGCGAGCCCGGACGTCGTGGCGCAGCGAAACGTGGTGCTGGCGCTGCTGGCGCCGCGGCCGGGCGAGCGGGTGCTGGACGTCGGGTCGGGGCCGGGGTACCTGCTGGAGTCGATCGCGCGGGCGGTGGGCCCTTCGGGCGCGGCGCACGGGCTCGACCCGAGCGCCGCGATGAACGCGCTGGCCGCCGCGCGCACCGGAGAGCTGCCGTGGGTGCACCTGGACGAGGGCGACGCGACCGCGCTGCCCTACCCGGACGACACGTTCGACGCGGCCGTGTCCACGCAGGTCTACGAGTACGTGCCCGATGTGCCGGCCGCCCTGGCGGAGCTGCGCCGCGTGCTCAAGCCCGGCGGGCGGGCGCTGATCCTCGACACCGACGCCGACTCGCTCGTGTGGCACACCTCCGACCTCGAACGGCACCGCCGGGTCCTCGACGCGTGGGACGAGCACCTCGCGCACCCGCGCCTGCCGCGCGAGCTGTCCGCGCTGCTGAAGCGCGCGGGCTTCAGCGTGACCGGGCACCACGTGCACCCGATCCTGAACCCCGAGCTGACACCGGATTCCTTCAGCGCGACCCAGATGCACATCGTCGCCGAGTTCGTCGCCGGCCGCCGCGGGGTCACGACGGCCGAGGCCGAAGCGTGGCTCGCCGACCTGCGGGAGCGGGCCGACCGCAATGCGTACTTCTACAGCCTCAACCGGTACCTGTTCACCGCGGTCGCCCCGTGACATCCACCGTCCGCCGCAACGACAGATCGGCCGGGTTCACGGACGTCGGGGCTCGCGCCGAGGTAGACCTGCGGCAGGACGGCGCCCGCGCGGGAGCCGGTGTTGGTCACGGTCACGCCGACGTTCAGGCCGCCGCGCGGATCCGGCAGCACGGTCGCGTCGCGGTAGGCGAAGGACGGGTAGGTGAGCCCGAAACCGAAGCGGAACAACCGCTTCACGTGGTTCGTGTCGTACCAGCGGTAACCCTGTACCACCAGCGCGCGGACGTGCCGGTTCTGTCGTTCCCCGGCACGGACCGCCCGAACCTGATGGACTTCGCTTACTTCTCGTTCACCGTCGGTTCCTCTTTCGCGGCGTCCGATGTGAAGGTCCAGGACCGGCAGCTGCACTACACGGTCCTGGTCCACGGCGTCGTGTCGTTCTTCTGCAACACGGCCATCCTGGGCACGGCGATCGGCGTGTTCACCCAGATCTGAACCGGGTGCTCACGCGTCGAAGATCGCGGCCAACGTCCACATCAGAGCGATGAGCACGAGCGCCCCGACGAAGAGAAGCCCGGCGCCCACGTATACCCACGCCACGGTCGTCATCACGCTCAGGTGCAGGACGCCGGCCACGCCCAGTGCCGCGAGCACGGCCGTCCCCACCGCGGCGAGGACGGCGAGTGCGAGGGGAACCACCGGCACGGGGTCCAGTGACACGACCGAGACCAGCTCCGGCGGAACCCGAGCGGTGCGCTCCAGCGCGATCATCCCGGCCAGGACCGCCCCGATGACGAGGGCCGCCACGAGCAGGAGGAGGAACTCGCCGGTGCCGGCGGGCGGGCCGCTCGGCGCCTCGGAGACGATCTCGATCCCACCCCACAGGGCCGCGACCATCCCCGCCACCGCGGCGAAGCCCACGAACAGGCTGCTCGTTTCGAAGCCCCGGGACCCCCACCGGCAGGCCGCCCGGTAGCAGACCGTGCTCACCACGAACCCGAGCACCATCGCGCCGCTGCCGGCGACCAGCAGCCACCAGTACGCGGTGCCCGGAGCACCCACGACCGCCGCCTGCGCCACCGCCGGAATCCGCCCCATTGTCCCAAATTACGGCCCCGCGCCGGGCGGGACAAGCAGGTTTCGGGCGCGGCTCAGCCCGCGACCTCCTGCTGCCACCGCGTGATCCAGGCGGAGAGGTTCTTGGAGATCGCTTCGCTGTCGAGCTGGATCAGCGACGAGATCTCCTGCTGGCCGTAGGGCACGTAGTTCGCGCTCAGGAACTGCTGCGGCAGCGTCACCTTGCTGTTCGTGGGGCCTTCCGCGATCGCTTGCACGAACTTCCCGTTGACGGCCGAGGAGATCTGGAAGTCCAGGTACGCGTGGGCGTCCTTCGCGCGGCTGCTCGCCGCGGGCAGGCACATCGCGGACAGGATCGCGGTGGCGCCTTCCTGGGGCCGGACGAACGCGACGGGCGCGCCGCTGGATTTCAGGGCGCTCGTGCGGTCGGCGTACCAGACGCCGATGTCGGCCTCGCCGCTCGTGAGCAGCTTGCTCATCTCGTCGGGAGTGCTGTAGATGGCGGCGAGATTCGGCTTCAGCGACGCGATCGCGGCGAAACCCCGGTCGATCGCGGTCTCGCTGCCGCCGTTGAGCCGGGCGGCCATGGCCAGGAAGTGGTAGCCGGCGGTGCCGCTGACGTTCGAGATCGCGACCTTGCCGCGGTACTTCGGGTCCCACAGGTCTTTCCACGACTTCGGCGGCGTCTTCACGCGCTCGGTGTGGTAGACGATGCCGGTCATCGACGCGAGCTCGGCGACCCAGTAGCCGCCGGAGTCCACCGCGAGCGGGTACAGCTCGGACAGCGACGGCAGCTGCGCGCGGTCGAGCTTCTGCAGCAGCCCGGCGGCTTTCGCCTGGTACAGCGGCGCCAGGTCGAGGTAGGCGAGGTCGAACGCGTTGTTCGCGGCGCGCATCTTGGTCAGCGCGTCGCTCGAGATCGCGGTGATCAGGTCGACGCCGACGCCGGTCTTGGTGGTGTACGCATCGGCGACGGTGCTCTGCACGGCGCTCTGGAACGTGCCGCCGAAGCTGTTGATCTTCAGCCCGCCACCGGACGAGCCGGGTTTGCCCGCCATGTTGGGGCCACAGGCGGTGAGCACGGCGGCGCCCGCCGCGGCGCCGGTGAGCCGGAGGAAGCCCCGGCGGTCGAGGGTCGGCATGGTGGTCTCCTAGCTGGTCGGCACGGTGGGGAGCTAGTGCAGGGAACGGCCGCCGTCGAGCGCGAGCGTCGCGCCGGTGGCGTAGCGGTTGGTGGCGAGCAGCACCACGGCCTCGGCGATCTCGGCCGCTTCGGCGGTGCGTTTCACCAGGTACGGTTCGAAGTTCCGCACGGCCGCGCGCGCCTCGCCACCGCGCTGCTCCTGGGTGCGGCGCGCGAGCGGGGTGTCGACGAGGCCCGGGCACACGCAGTTCACGCGAATGCCCTGCGGCGCGTGGTCGATCGCCATCGCCCGTGTCAGCCCGACCACCGCGGCTTTCGACGCGACGTAGGCGGGCATCTCCGGGATCGCGCGCAACGCGGCCGCCGAGGCGACGTTCACGATCGCTCCCCCACCGGTCATCAACGGGATGAACGCGCGCGCCGTGCGCCACACGCCGGTGACGTTCACGTCGAAGGCGCGCGTCCAGTCCTCTTCGGACACCGTGAGCACGTCGCCGACGGCGACCACGCCCGCGCAGTTCACCAGCACGTCGCACCGGCCGTGCTCGGCGGCCACCCGGACGGCCAGCGCGGCGACACTGTCCGAAGAGGACACATCCGTGGGTGGCGAAGCCGCCACATCGGCCACGACGACCGAGAAGCCGCGCTTCGCCAGCCCTTCCACCACCGCCGCGCCGATGCCGCTCGCGCCGCCCGTGACCACGGCGACCCCGGTCACGGCGCCAGCCCCGCTTCCGCGAGCAGCGCCGGCCGCACGCGGTCCGCGTAGTCCGCGCAGGACACGAACTCACCCGTGCCGGCGGCCAGGATGTGCTTGATCGTCTCCTCCAGCGCCCACAGCCGCGACGGGCGTCCGATCACCTGCGGGTGCATGGCCAGCATGAAGTGGGTGCCCTCCTCCTGCGAAATCCCGTCGTACTCGCGCGTCCACGACTCGGCGACGGCCGAGGGCGCCGCCATCGTGCGGCCCGGCAACCGGTTGCTGTAGAGGAAGAACGGCGCGTCGTCGAGGACCCACGCGAAGGGCAGCTCGACGATCGAGGTGGTGCGTCCCTGGTCGGCCAGCAGGTGCGCGGTGTCGGCGTCGAAGAGGTTCGACGAGAACGTCATCCCGAACTGTTCCAGGTACCGCACCGAATCCGCGGTCAGCTCGCCCGCCGGCGAGCGCCAGCCGCGCGGCTCGCGCCCGGTCGCCTTCACGATCGCGTCCCAGCCCTTGTGGAACTCCTCAAGCTCGGCCTCGGGTCCCAGCTTGTCCGACCATTCGTGGGTGTAACTGTGGTGCTCGATCACGATCCCGGCTTCGAGGATGGCCTCGATCTGCGCCGGGTACCGTTCGACCACGAGGCCCGGCACGAAAAACGTCGCCGCGAGCTCGTACCGCTTGAGCAGCGCCAGGATCCGCGCCAGCCCGACCTTCGGCCCGTAGTGGCCCTGCGACAGCCAGACCGGCTTCCGGTCACCGGCCGGGTCGCGTGCGGTCCACAGCAGCTCGGCGTCGAGGTCGAAGGTCAGCAGAACGGGAGTGGGCATCGGCGGCGCTCCTAACGCGACGGGGACAGGGCGGGCACGAGCGGCAGGCGGAACACGCGGTCCTGGAACGTCGCGGCGTAGGACATCAGCACGTCCTCCGAGCCGGGCCGCCCGATCAGCTGCAGCCCGACGGGCATCGACCGGACGGTGCCGCACGGCACCGTCACCGCCGGGAAACCGGTGTAGTTGAGCAGGAACGTGAAGGCCACGAACCCGCGTCGCGCGTCTTCCGGCAGTTCGAGATCACCGTCGGGGATCCGGGGCGCGGTGAACGGCACGGTCGGCGTGGCCACCACGTCCACGCCCTCGAGCAGGCGTTCCAGATGTTCCACGGCCTTCAGCTGGGTCTCGACCGCGGCCGAGTACGCGGCGCCGGTGACGGCCGAGCCGCGCGCGAACTGGTGCCGGCCGTAGTCGGTCAGCAGCGCGTTGGCCTTCTCGTCGCGGAAGATCTCCTCGCCGCCGGTGGAGAACCGGTCGGCCTGCATCATGTCGTAGAACGCCTCGCTGAACCGCGGCGAGTCCAGGCTGGGCACCGATTCGTCGAGCCGGCCACCGCCTTCGCGGGCGAACCCGGCGGCGGCTTCGTAAGCCGTGGCCACGACTTCGCCGTCCGCGCCGGGTACGCCGCTGTCGCCGATCCACCGCACGCGCGGCGTCACCGGAATCCCGGCCGGCTGCCGGATCCCGGTCGGCAGCAGGCCGCGGCTGAGCCCGTCGCCGGCGTACGGTCCGGCCATCACCTGGTACAGCACATGCGCGTCTCGTGCGTCGAGTGTGATCGGACCACCGGCGGAGAACCGGCGCGTGCCGATGCGGCCGCCGGTTCGGGGCAGCGCACCACGCGAGGGCAGCAGGCCGACGCAGCCGCACAACGCGGCGGGCACGCGGATCGAGCCGCCGCCGTCGCTGCCCACCGCGATCGTGGTCAGCCCGGCCGCGATCGACGCCGCCGCGCCCCCGCTCGACCCGCCCGTGGTGCAGGCGGGGTCCCACGGGTTGCGCGTTTCGGGCTGCAGGTCGTTGACCGTGCGGATGTAGATCGCGAACTCGGGGGTGTTGGTCTTCCCGACGAGGATCCCGCCGGCCCGGCGGATCCGGTGCACCAGTTCGGCGTCGCGGTCGGGCACGTGGTGGTCGTAGACGCGCGAACCGTAGGTCGTGCGCACGCCGCGGGTGTCGAACACGTCCTTGACGGAGAACGGCACGCCCCACAGCGGCCCGGGTTCCTCGCCGGCGGCGCGGCGGCGGTCCAGCTCGCGGACCTGTTCGCGCGCGTGCTCTTCGTCGACGGTGAGGAACGCGTGCAGCGACGCGTCGGTCTTCCCGATGCCGGCCAGTGTCTCGTCGAGGACCTCACCGGCGGAGAGCACCCCGTCGACGACGGCGTTGCGGAGCTCGAGCGCTCGTTCGGGAATCATGACCATCCTCCCCAGATGGACCAGCCGCCGTCGACGGACAGCGTCTGGCCGGTGATGTAGGACGCGTCGCGCGAGAGCAGGAACCGCGCGGCGGTGGCGATTTCGCGGGGCTCGCCGAGCCGGCCCAGTGGGGTGCGCTGCAGCACCTGGCCCTCGTCGAGCAGCCCGCGGGTGAAGTTGGTGCGTACCAAGGGAGTCAGGATGGTGCCGGGAGCGATCGCGTTCACGCGCACGCCGTCGGGCGCCCACTCGGCGGCCAGCTGTCGGGTCAGGCCTTCGAGCGCGGCCTTGGTGGCGCCGTAACCCGCGCGGCCGGTCAGCGCCCGGCCGGCGGCGAGGCTCGACATCGTCACCACGGCGCCGCGCGCGGCCACGAGGTGCGGCCGCGCCGCCCGCAGCAGCCGCGTCGCGCCGAGCAGGTGCGTTTCGAGCAGCGTGGCCCAGTCGTCGTCACCGAGCTCGGCGAACGTTTTGGTGAGCCCGGTCCCGGCGTTGCTGACCACCCCGTCGAGGCGGCCGAACCGCTCGACGGCGGCGCGTACCAACGCTTGCGCCACCGCGGGTTCCCGCATGTCGCCCGCGACGGGCGCGGCGGCGGCGCCTTCGCCGCCGACCAGCTCGACCGTCTCGGCCAGCCCCGCGTCGGCTTCGAGGCCGTGGACGACAACGTCCCAGCCGCAGCGCGCCAGCTCGACCGCGCAGGCCCGGCCGATGCCCGACGACGACCCGGTCACCACCGCCACCGGCCGCGTGCCCTCAGCGCTCATCCTGGGTGCCCCCTCGCGTCACGAGCCCGACGAGCAGCGCGGAGACCAGCACGATCACGGTCGAGACCGCGGCGATCGTCGGATTGTTCGAGTACT
The sequence above is a segment of the Amycolatopsis sp. 2-15 genome. Coding sequences within it:
- a CDS encoding SDR family NAD(P)-dependent oxidoreductase, coding for MDTLAVVTGAAGGLGAGFADRLARAGATVVRADLRFDGADKDRVHLDVTDPASWERLRDHVHEHFGSVGLLVNNAGVSARDDLLSTSDDDFARVLAVNAFGPWRGIKTFADDLAATRGAVVNVGSIYGVTTPPGGEGTVPSSVAYQMSKAAVHQLTKVAAVELAPRGIRVNAVLPGVFRTALLEHLPPEALRARVDGAPMARAGELGELADVLAFLAGPESSFVTGALVPVDGGYLAAS
- a CDS encoding methyltransferase domain-containing protein yields the protein MAMLQFDDEGAKRTDRLYASPDVVAQRNVVLALLAPRPGERVLDVGSGPGYLLESIARAVGPSGAAHGLDPSAAMNALAAARTGELPWVHLDEGDATALPYPDDTFDAAVSTQVYEYVPDVPAALAELRRVLKPGGRALILDTDADSLVWHTSDLERHRRVLDAWDEHLAHPRLPRELSALLKRAGFSVTGHHVHPILNPELTPDSFSATQMHIVAEFVAGRRGVTTAEAEAWLADLRERADRNAYFYSLNRYLFTAVAP
- a CDS encoding DUF1345 domain-containing protein, whose product is MPVLSFPGTDRPNLMDFAYFSFTVGSSFAASDVKVQDRQLHYTVLVHGVVSFFCNTAILGTAIGVFTQI
- a CDS encoding ABC transporter substrate-binding protein; amino-acid sequence: MPTLDRRGFLRLTGAAAGAAVLTACGPNMAGKPGSSGGGLKINSFGGTFQSAVQSTVADAYTTKTGVGVDLITAISSDALTKMRAANNAFDLAYLDLAPLYQAKAAGLLQKLDRAQLPSLSELYPLAVDSGGYWVAELASMTGIVYHTERVKTPPKSWKDLWDPKYRGKVAISNVSGTAGYHFLAMAARLNGGSETAIDRGFAAIASLKPNLAAIYSTPDEMSKLLTSGEADIGVWYADRTSALKSSGAPVAFVRPQEGATAILSAMCLPAASSRAKDAHAYLDFQISSAVNGKFVQAIAEGPTNSKVTLPQQFLSANYVPYGQQEISSLIQLDSEAISKNLSAWITRWQQEVAG
- a CDS encoding SDR family NAD(P)-dependent oxidoreductase; translation: MTGVAVVTGGASGIGAAVVEGLAKRGFSVVVADVAASPPTDVSSSDSVAALAVRVAAEHGRCDVLVNCAGVVAVGDVLTVSEEDWTRAFDVNVTGVWRTARAFIPLMTGGGAIVNVASAAALRAIPEMPAYVASKAAVVGLTRAMAIDHAPQGIRVNCVCPGLVDTPLARRTQEQRGGEARAAVRNFEPYLVKRTAEAAEIAEAVVLLATNRYATGATLALDGGRSLH
- a CDS encoding polysaccharide deacetylase family protein, translating into MPTPVLLTFDLDAELLWTARDPAGDRKPVWLSQGHYGPKVGLARILALLKRYELAATFFVPGLVVERYPAQIEAILEAGIVIEHHSYTHEWSDKLGPEAELEEFHKGWDAIVKATGREPRGWRSPAGELTADSVRYLEQFGMTFSSNLFDADTAHLLADQGRTTSIVELPFAWVLDDAPFFLYSNRLPGRTMAAPSAVAESWTREYDGISQEEGTHFMLAMHPQVIGRPSRLWALEETIKHILAAGTGEFVSCADYADRVRPALLAEAGLAP
- a CDS encoding amidase, with the protein product MIPERALELRNAVVDGVLSAGEVLDETLAGIGKTDASLHAFLTVDEEHAREQVRELDRRRAAGEEPGPLWGVPFSVKDVFDTRGVRTTYGSRVYDHHVPDRDAELVHRIRRAGGILVGKTNTPEFAIYIRTVNDLQPETRNPWDPACTTGGSSGGAAASIAAGLTTIAVGSDGGGSIRVPAALCGCVGLLPSRGALPRTGGRIGTRRFSAGGPITLDARDAHVLYQVMAGPYAGDGLSRGLLPTGIRQPAGIPVTPRVRWIGDSGVPGADGEVVATAYEAAAGFAREGGGRLDESVPSLDSPRFSEAFYDMMQADRFSTGGEEIFRDEKANALLTDYGRHQFARGSAVTGAAYSAAVETQLKAVEHLERLLEGVDVVATPTVPFTAPRIPDGDLELPEDARRGFVAFTFLLNYTGFPAVTVPCGTVRSMPVGLQLIGRPGSEDVLMSYAATFQDRVFRLPLVPALSPSR
- a CDS encoding SDR family NAD(P)-dependent oxidoreductase, with product MSAEGTRPVAVVTGSSSGIGRACAVELARCGWDVVVHGLEADAGLAETVELVGGEGAAAAPVAGDMREPAVAQALVRAAVERFGRLDGVVSNAGTGLTKTFAELGDDDWATLLETHLLGATRLLRAARPHLVAARGAVVTMSSLAAGRALTGRAGYGATKAALEGLTRQLAAEWAPDGVRVNAIAPGTILTPLVRTNFTRGLLDEGQVLQRTPLGRLGEPREIATAARFLLSRDASYITGQTLSVDGGWSIWGGWS